Below is a genomic region from Melitaea cinxia chromosome 20, ilMelCinx1.1, whole genome shotgun sequence.
ggaactacaaaacaagcatcaacttctgattaaaataaaaatcatcaaaatcggtccacccagtcaaaaggtCTGAGAtaacaaacataataaaatacaatcgaattgaaaacctccccctttttttgaaaatgttaataaagtcAATAAATTGAGAAGTTAAGTTAGTTCTGTATAAACAGTCCAATGAGAGCCTAAGCACggatataatttacaataaatggaTAACGAATGAATTTGACGACCCTTTAGCACAACGCGCAGCGCTGGATCGCGGCtggtgcgctggcggttgcgggttcgatccccacacatcgcatgcatttgtattggtcatgtaggtgtttgcagtggtctaggcgtttgtgcttttGTATTATGTGTTTTTCTGGATCTCTGACACAGGATTAAATCCTAGTAGCTGTCGTTAAGtgtgaggcatttatttatatattatatcttagACCATAAAACTTACTCTCTTCTTCTGAGAGATCTTCTCCAAGACACTGCAGTACAGCCCGAAGGTCTGATGCACAAATATACCCTCGGTTATGTTTGTCAAACACCCTGAATGCATCCCGCAGTTCTCTCTCCTCCTGCTCAGCGGAACTTGTTCCTCCGCCCGCCCCTGACATGGACTTGGAGAGGATATTGACGAATTCCTCAAAACTGACGTTTCCGTCACCTGAAAATATAACGACGCACAAATAATAACCGATTCATTGTACTTATAGTAAACGAGTATTTAGTATACCAAACAAGTATAGTCAATTACTTAAGAATTAAGcccatatttataaatagtctTATTATAACtttggtaataataaataaaatttatatcgtTAGAGTTCTATAACCATAAATTCAAAAAACcgtaattcatatttattttcaactagcagacccgtgcccacttcgttgggcgttaataattatttttgtgatgcaaatatatagtaaagttttcatctcgctcgcatttctccgacttgatatactattatttttcactgatttttttgttcaataacaataaaatatcaatcaCACCCAACCCATAAAATAGTACCtactgttgttgttgttattgaTTTACATGtataatgctttttttataactacttACAACAGAAACAGAACACTATAATGTTCGTCGATTTTAAAAACCCGCCAAATGTGAGTAAGACCGTAACATACAGGTAGGTGAATGGACGGCGAAAAGGATTGAGTAATTGTTACATTATTCGTTTGGTACTCTATAAATTTCTCACCATCGCTATCAACTTCTTGCAACATGTCATGCAATTCTTCTACTCTTGCGAACTGACCCAGACTGCGCATCACGCGGCCCAGTTCCTCCTTCGTTATGGTCCCATCTCCGTCTTTATCGAAGAGGCGGAACGCTTCACGAAATTCTGCCGGTTTGTcacaattcatttaaaaaagtaatacttattaaatttatgtgtTAGAACATTATTTCTGGGATCCATATATATATCGTTTTggacaaaattttaatgataaatattcgtctcaacaaaataaaatttaacaattggATAATCTAAAATTGTTCGTATAGTGTAATATTGAGGTTACACCTAAATGAAAGCAAGTCAATGATTTTCAAgaatttggtatatttttttagctatacataaaatttatttactttttttaaatattttctctcgtaagaatatgtaaatatattattaataataaatagtatattatgtttaatCTCTACGAACACGCAATATAATGTACGTCACGCTAGACTTGATATAGGATTTACGTTGTGCATTTATAATGATTACACTTGCGGTACATAAAACGGTGTACGTCTAAAGAACTATTAAACCATGACCTACTTTGTATTTAAACTTACGTAACTCGGAAAATGGCAACAAGAGAATAAcctaataaactattttatggCTCTACCTACctctaattattaattttattcttataattacatattgattaataaatattgaaacaatAGGTAACTATGATACTAATATAATGTTTGAGAATATACATacattgttgtattttttgcCTATTTAAAGTATTACCTTTCATTTGCGTGCGAGTTATTCCAGTTGTCTCGTCTATTATGGATGCTTTTCTATCAAGCGAGCTGTTTACAGCTGGCTTCAGGAAAGTGACCTGCCGCTGCGTTGGTGTGATGGACCGCTCAGATATCTGACTGAAGTTTTAGGAAAATTTTGGGTTTACATAAAGCATGAAACTAAATAATGTATGAAACAGCgggaactttttttttgttacacttTGTCGCCTGTTCCtaagtaaaacaataaacaaacgtTTCACACTCCAGGATTTTCTCATGTTTCGGGGGTcggaaaatgaaatttaaatgttcgACCAATAGGGTTCTCCTTAGACAACTGGGTTGGACTGGATATACGCAAAGGCTCTGGTTCGGGTTCGGAAAATTAGTGTAAGACGTTTTGGGTTCTTTTTCGGCTGGCCTTTTGGACTCTGCGTGAAAAAGTCAAGCAAAGCCCTGTATGACTACATATAGGAATGTCTCCATgtacaagttcgcgctaaaactggcgtaaactcatgtgtgttgcccatagtcaccacgctgggcaggcgggttggtgactgcagggctggctttgtcgcaccgaagacgctgctgcctgtcttcggactgtgcatttcaaagccagcagttggatggttattccgccatcgcaTATCTCGCCGTTCGATTATATTGtatcataatttaaatcaaacacTACTGCCTATAGATCATGTCTGATTATAGCttagctttttttttcaattaggcTCTGTTAAGTACTGCGAATCGGGAGAGTACAACTGTTTTTACGTTGGGTTTTTCCACTTTGACTCAACTCAGAGCACAATTGGTAAATACCTGAATGCATGGtaatattaaaagcaaaaataaaaacttaaactgAAACCTATTTCCGCGTCTGCTACGCTTTAATGCGGAAATTAAAATCCATCAAGGAATCCGTAATTTAACGATAGCTATGGTGTTCTGAACTTGAAGCCTCGCTTGTATTAAgctattacaaattatttttcgatgaaattaaaagaaaCGGGTAAGACATTTTTGACATCAATTTcccatattttatttgtacaataaatattaatgattttctttttttggtcttataacattcacacatagtcgtctgttcctaagataagcaacttaatacttgtgttatataacaacagccggctgatatggcaaaatatttttttttataaatatagatttatggGGTCGAAAGTTGGACTTTAACCTCGACATTATGTTCAAAACTGGAAGCTTTTGAAATGTGGATATACAGACGTATGCTCCGAATATCCTGGACTATGAAAATGGCAAATGTTGAGGTTCTGCGTCGAATGAATAAAAGGTTGGAAATAATGAGGATTGTGAAGGAGAGGAAACTGCAGTATTTTAGTCACATAATGAGAGGACACAGATATCGGATTCTTTAGCTTGTGATTCAAGGAAAAGTCGAGGGGAAACGCCGACCTGGCAGAAGAAAAATATCCTGGCTGAAGAACCTCCGTGAATGGTTTAATCTAAGTACTCGTTCTCTCTTCCGTGCTGCAGCTTCGAAGATCTTATGGCCATGATGGTCGCCAACCTTCGTAGAAAAGAGGCACCGTGAGAAGAGAAGATAAATacagaatcgaacccacaacccgcggagcagaaagccgAGTCATTACAAATTGCGcgaacgggctagtcaaatcaccatttattataaaagtaataatcattTATCTTCTTCTATCtatcatctatatatataaattaatgtctgtctgtatgtcctttatagaatcgtaaactatacatttgatcatgtcatgatcttcagcaaagtgttgtgcatgagcccacaaagatttctgagttggtacgaccaaaaaaaagcgtagcaacgcgcgcagggtacagctagtggATTATTGTTAAGGGTAACTAAAGGCTTGTAATCTTAAGTCCCTTTCTTACTCATTATGACTTATGACAATATGTGTGCTATATCAATATGCTTTACTCGATTAAGCCTTTTAGACTATGTAAGAGCAAAAGAAATATCCATATGTACTTAGATGTATATGTGAGAAATATTTCATTCCGTCGGGAACAGCAATAAAATTGGGTGTTGGCTGTCGAGATAAAAGTTTTAGAGTTTTAgtccaaaaatattttcgtatcGCAAGTTATCTGTGCTATTTATTGACTAAACACTAAACTAAAGGCTAAGAACATATTAATATTCTACCGCCAGAGCACGGTCAACCAATTCCCTGACCCAATCTCCTTTATGGCATAAACTTAGCATAAATAAAATGGTGgatctttacataaaaatattttcgtgttTCTTTTGTTCTGTTTTCTTCATGTTTACTACAGCGCAAGGCAAATTACATTATGCATTCtatgttaatatttgtatattgtacTAGCTGATCCGAACTTCGTGTCGCCATATTGTTTTCCGTGGAGTATAtatatcggtttttttttttaatttttttttatacaaacattgtATTGATAATAACGCACAcaagaaaaaagaataaatatccAATTTGTGGCAGGCGTTCGGAACGTCTATgcttacaatatacatataagcgACTGGTTTTATTTatcccaaaaagtagtgataagcggaattccagagatagggcaccccttggggtatccgaatcacccctatgtatgttcagcgattttgaatagttttcgagttatgaatttttttatatattttccacctgaacaactttaaaaatttctaaaaaaaaaattgaagactttttagaatttttgtttttgtatctaaatagtcatgagctgtagcttcctgcttaaaagattcagcttcttaaatttgatgaaaattgtgaaaatctaagtgtaaagtgaaaattttacgttttgagaactatgacttcaattttcaacttagaatttaaaatctaaacaggcgattttatggtttctaattaggcttaaaaactttttcagagtctcagctttcataatcataaataaaaagttgtacttaatggggctacttttgctaaaatttgccttcaaagacatcaaggtggaaaattcttaaaattaccaatttgaataaaaaaaatttttttgctcaatttattattcctttaaggttaaatagttttgtcggcgctctagctgggtcatacgtataggattcgtgcggaggaaaatgataaatccgtagactgagtgatatggttccaaaacgatggtgctccatgccactttgcaagaatagtcagacaacatttaacagaaagatttagagacagatggatcggccgtggagggcccattgcatggccgccgcggtccccagacttgaatccaatcgatttctttgtctggggatattataaagaaatagtttacgctaaaaacattagcaaccTAGCGGATTTAAGACGAAAATTGAGGCAAGcaaaagaaacaattaaaaacaacagaatagttattattaataagttattgttaaaagaacaatgattaaattatacaacatacatttattttttcttaggGAACACACACAAGcaacatttcaattaaaatactacataaaaaattacaagtgTTGAGGTAGTCTATTTCAGAGGTACCTTCCCAGGGCCGGATCTGTCTAAAGGTTTAATAGGTTTAAGCCCAGGGCCCCGCGGATACAAACacccattacaaaaaaaaacaatactttttaACCAATGAACAAGATATAAAACTAACATATGATAGGTGCAGGTAAAAAGTCATATCGGCTGGTTCATaaggaaaaaattatcaattctTTCCATTAACATTTctaaatttctattttattaaaaaagcggGTTTGCCAGCTCAGACACACGACTGGAATTTAGTCTTTAAAAACGGTATCCATATCTTTCTTCGAGAGATATTGCACCGATTGCGCGGTCTCAAAAATTAGGTCTCTCAATttacttctcatattttttttatatcacgaGCCATATATCCATTCTTAAGGAGTGAACtccaaaaactttaaatttgaaagAGGTCTCATTCAATGTTAAAATCAGAGAGAGTtcatcaataaaaatgtattaattagaGTTGAGTTTgtacattattacttataaaagtTGTTTGATTTTGTAAATGTGTGTAATTTGTGAATTGCTACATTCATTACAAAGTATTAGTATTCAAAAGTGACGAGAATTGAGGGTAACGATATAATACATCggtgaacaatattttttaaattatttttctttacctTAACCTACATCACTATAATTAACAGGTCTCTAAATACTATTAGCCCAGGGCACCACAAATTCACGATCCGGCCCTGCACCTTCCTCTATGTATAATTCTATATCTTGTGCCCTACAAGAATTACTAAAAGTAAATTAGAATTCAAACATCTTCTGTCAAATGCTAGTACGTACGAATATTTAAATTCAACCAAaactcatattaaattatttaaacggTTGTAAGTATACCATAATTATACTGGCTAAAACGATGACTTAGCTTGTCACATTATGAAACGATTAGCAaaacaaagtaattaaaatatagtgcTGAATTACGGCGTCTTATATTTTAAGAACGTccttaattactaaattattcgTCCTACATTATTCTGTCTCAAACATAGAGACCGCTTACAAAAcgtatttgatttattaattgttatgggatttaattatattatttagttagaATGTGTACAATATACCTACATGCCAACTAAACAATAATCGTACCTAAATCGGATTTTATTTGTCGAAATAAGTAATGTTTGAACAGTGCatacaataacaattattatccaataatatacatttgtttTATGAGTAATTGATGCTTTAATTATAAAGAACACTGCATTCATAAATACAACGACTAACAAAAACTTGAAAATGAAAACCAGCaaaattaacaatgaaaattctcataactaaaaataacttaaagattattaaactacgtttttttcggattttatcgcggtttattaagttttttagacaCCCGACGTTtgggatactttacagcaaccatggtcacgggaggaccatGTTATtaaagtagataaaaaaaataattaataatacgtTTAATGTCGTCGtcagtttcttttatttttagtgacacatttaaaatgaagaaaaattaaGCCTCGCGACACACTGTTAAAGATAagtaaataagatttaaaaagtaaagtaaaattaaGATTCTTATTGTTACGAAAAGTCTCGATAGGATTGCACGCAACGTGTTGCATAAAACCTATACTCGCTATTCATTATAGGTTTTGATAAAATATGTCGACTATAGTAGGGGAGCTTTAGAGGCCAAATAGGGAATTACTTGAGCAACGTAGATACTATTGGACGTTAAGTAGCGCGAAGAAGGAAATACATACTTAGTCGTAaggaaaacattttatttatggtCAGATTGCAAATGCCGATttgcaaaacaaaaataaattattctaatgATAAATGATTACTTtcacaatacaaataaaaataacctcgCTCGAGAATTTCTAGGTGATCTTTTTACTTTGGACTTTTTTCACTTTCTAATATCACGCTTAAATTTgactaattattaaattattatacactTTTCTGCATTTACGAGTATTTAATTTGACCTTGCCTTAACCTGACACGCTCGAATTTCCTTAAtgatttattatcttttaactAATCTGATTGGTTATGCTAGACGCGCGACTTATGTCGTATGGTAGGAGTACTTTATCAAGGTGTGAGTTTTTCCGCGTTATATTAAGTTGCCGCGCTTGAGTTAATCCCAAAATCCCTGCTCGGGCTCCCTTACTACTAGCTTAGGGCTACATCATACAATTCTCCCTAGAGGATATTAGTATGCGCCATTGCGTAGCAAGCATTTGTTCCGGTGGGAGTTATAGTCTTGAGGCGCCTTAGACATCCAAATTAAGTCTCCTGTTAAAAGTAGTAACAGCAGGCACCGTTACGATAACGAATAATAAGTCACGAATCTAAGCtttatatgcatatataaatgaatttgtCTTGTATCCTTTATATAATCTTAAACTATGCGTTTGATCATGTGTCATGATCTTCTGCAAAGTGTTGTATATGCGCCCACAAATGTTTCTGAGTTcgtatgacaaaaaaaaattaaa
It encodes:
- the LOC123663716 gene encoding calmodulin-like; translation: MDFCKLIRGRRDACCKTSSEHTKIFSAVNNFFADSPLVNQLKGIMTRQTSNTEPGPPDETRADSRGTPTVNFALSPSESQISERSITPTQRQVTFLKPAVNSSLDRKASIIDETTGITRTQMKEFREAFRLFDKDGDGTITKEELGRVMRSLGQFARVEELHDMLQEVDSDGDGNVSFEEFVNILSKSMSGAGGGTSSAEQEERELRDAFRVFDKHNRGYICASDLRAVLQCLGEDLSEEEIEDMIKEVDSDGDGRIDFLEFVRALGEPEDACDDEDDEDPNEGADLPLPRPVAAN